The following nucleotide sequence is from Pseudomonas sp. RC10.
TGAACAGAGGGGTTGCAACCCGATCGGCGACGATCCCAAACGATCTGGCAATCAAATTGCATATGCTTGTAAAGACAAGTATGTATGAGTTGGGGGTGTCGTCAGACACCGGACCTTGAACTGTTTGCGGCGGGAATGACGCTATGGATCTCTTACAGCTGCTCAGCTTCGGTAACGGCGGGTGGGGCGCGGCCTTGCTCAAGGCCGCAGGCATGACGGTGGTGCTGACATTGGCGGCGTTGCTGGTGGGGGCGGTGGCCGGGAGTGCCGTTGCGGCGGCCAAGCTCTCGCGCCGTCGCTCGTTGCGTTACCTCGGCGACGCTTATTCGATCCTGTTTCGCGGGATTCCCGAATTGCTGGTCATCTACCTGTTCTACTTCGGCGGCGCCACCGTGATGGGGGCCGTCAACCATTGGTTCGGCGGCGAAGGGTTCGTCGACACGCCACCGTTTCTGGTCGGCGCGCTGGCGGTCGGGCTGATCTCCGGCTCCTATCAGGCGGAAGTCTACCGGGGCGCCTACCTCGCCATTGTGAAGGGCGAACTTGAAGCCGCGCTGGCTATCGGCATG
It contains:
- a CDS encoding ABC transporter permease subunit (The N-terminal region of this protein, as described by TIGR01726, is a three transmembrane segment that identifies a subfamily of ABC transporter permease subunits, which specificities that include histidine, arginine, glutamine, glutamate, L-cystine (sic), the opines (in Agrobacterium) octopine and nopaline, etc.); the encoded protein is MDLLQLLSFGNGGWGAALLKAAGMTVVLTLAALLVGAVAGSAVAAAKLSRRRSLRYLGDAYSILFRGIPELLVIYLFYFGGATVMGAVNHWFGGEGFVDTPPFLVGALAVGLISGSYQAEVYRGAYLAIVKGELEAALAIGMTKGMRIRRVLIPQVWRYALPGLGNVWQMTLKDSALISVIGLVELMRASQVAAGSTRQYFTFYIVGGACYLILTGLSGRLFNIAENRVQRTQRRNPNA